A stretch of Bacteroidota bacterium DNA encodes these proteins:
- a CDS encoding tetratricopeptide repeat protein gives MKKLLLVNALVLMFAVSGNACFNGFGESFGESVRMSQASFPVPNGHPVNTKDEDVTETLDVLKREYENGEFEFSIDYGLYLVYDKQYEEAEKVFRNIVGKWPNKYEAASNFGTILEVNGKNAEALKWIKKAISINANSHDGSEWLHVKILEAKLNPAKNGQVPHLPASTSDVV, from the coding sequence ATGAAGAAGTTGTTGTTGGTCAATGCCTTGGTGTTGATGTTTGCAGTGAGTGGTAATGCCTGTTTCAATGGCTTTGGAGAGTCATTTGGGGAAAGTGTGCGCATGTCCCAAGCATCATTCCCGGTTCCCAATGGCCATCCGGTCAATACCAAAGATGAAGATGTGACGGAAACCCTTGATGTCCTTAAAAGGGAATATGAAAACGGTGAATTTGAATTCTCCATCGACTATGGCCTGTACCTCGTCTATGACAAGCAATACGAAGAAGCCGAAAAAGTCTTTCGCAACATCGTCGGGAAATGGCCCAACAAATACGAAGCAGCCTCCAACTTTGGGACCATCCTTGAAGTCAATGGCAAAAACGCCGAAGCCCTCAAATGGATCAAAAAGGCCATTTCCATCAATGCCAATTCCCACGATGGCTCCGAATGGCTGCATGTCAAGATCCTCGAAGCAAAGTTGAATCCAGCGAAAAATGGTCAGGTGCCACACTTACCGGCGTCGACTTCGGACGTGGTTTAA
- a CDS encoding cation-translocating P-type ATPase, which yields MKKGLDSATVAAQLSKFGYNELATAAPKNVGRIALEVMKEPMFLLLISCGVLYMVLGDYKEGAIMLSTIFIIIGITFFQYRKTERALEALKNLSSPRALVLRDGAEIRIPGREVVPGDVMILQEGDRVPADATLLEATNFTVDESMLTGESLPVSKKLDATAEDKLNRVFSGTLVVHGRAVAEVGQTGPSTEFGKIGATLSKIEQVETRMQREMKVLIRVLAFIAIFLTIAVVLLFYFTRGNFLQSLLNGLSSAMAILPEEFPVVLTVFLALGAWRLSKKNVLTRNPSAIETLGSATVLCSDKTGTITQNQMAVAEVYADGVHIGKADFVAKIAQIQSLMHIAHAATPQDSIDPMDKAILVAHAAQFPETAPSPKALKEYALTHEQLVMSRAFAAVGETPSLVAAKGAPEAIAALCKLSPAEIAPIKEALLAMAAKGLRVIGVAEAAHPAGQALPETQSEFTFKFLGLIALEDPIRPEVPAAIALCNKAGIRVIMITGDYPETAKSIGAEIGLPADGLVLTGKELDELDEATLREKIKHTSIFARVVPEQKLRIVEALKANGEVVAMTGDGVNDAPALKAAHIGIAMGKKGTDVAREAASLVLLDDNFASIVSGMRLGRRIFDNLQKAMAFIIAIHIPIIGFTLIPAFLSTWPLLLLPLHIVFMELIIDPVCSIAFESENEEKGIMERPPRNKDEMFFGGKRIFQSAIKGLLLMGMVLGVYLFSRGEGHSEKEIRAITFSALIIGNIFLIVAQLSRTRSFIAVLAEGNKAVLLILISALALLLLIITVPGLQQIFAFEFPGFWHFWPSLGGSLALLMVLETWKLIKFKRMQSGK from the coding sequence ATGAAAAAAGGTCTTGATTCAGCCACGGTTGCGGCACAATTGTCAAAGTTTGGCTACAATGAGCTTGCGACGGCTGCGCCCAAGAATGTCGGGCGCATCGCCTTGGAGGTGATGAAGGAACCGATGTTCCTCCTGCTCATCAGTTGCGGCGTGTTGTACATGGTGCTCGGCGACTACAAGGAAGGCGCGATCATGTTGTCGACGATCTTCATTATCATCGGGATTACCTTTTTTCAATACCGCAAAACGGAGCGCGCCCTCGAGGCGCTCAAAAATCTGAGCAGTCCGCGGGCACTCGTGCTGCGCGACGGCGCAGAGATTCGCATCCCTGGACGCGAAGTGGTGCCGGGTGACGTGATGATCCTCCAAGAAGGTGACCGTGTGCCCGCGGATGCCACCCTGCTCGAAGCGACCAATTTCACCGTCGACGAATCGATGCTGACCGGCGAGTCGCTGCCCGTTTCAAAAAAACTTGACGCCACCGCAGAAGACAAGCTCAACCGCGTCTTCAGTGGAACCCTTGTGGTCCACGGACGGGCTGTTGCAGAAGTCGGGCAAACCGGGCCATCCACCGAATTCGGGAAAATCGGTGCGACACTCAGCAAAATCGAGCAGGTGGAAACCCGGATGCAACGCGAAATGAAGGTGCTCATCCGCGTGCTTGCCTTCATCGCCATCTTTCTCACCATTGCCGTTGTTTTGCTTTTCTACTTCACCCGCGGCAATTTCCTGCAATCCTTGCTCAACGGTTTGAGTTCGGCGATGGCCATTTTGCCCGAAGAGTTTCCGGTTGTCCTGACCGTCTTCCTCGCATTGGGAGCTTGGCGGCTTTCCAAGAAGAATGTCCTCACGCGCAATCCGTCGGCGATCGAGACTTTGGGCTCGGCGACGGTTTTATGCAGCGACAAAACGGGCACGATTACGCAAAATCAAATGGCTGTCGCCGAGGTTTATGCGGATGGCGTTCACATCGGCAAAGCGGACTTTGTGGCAAAAATCGCGCAAATACAATCCCTGATGCATATTGCCCATGCCGCCACGCCGCAAGATTCGATTGATCCGATGGACAAGGCCATTTTGGTTGCACACGCGGCCCAATTTCCGGAAACGGCCCCTTCACCCAAGGCTTTGAAGGAATACGCCCTGACGCATGAGCAGTTGGTGATGAGCCGTGCCTTCGCTGCGGTCGGGGAAACGCCGTCGCTTGTGGCTGCCAAAGGGGCACCTGAGGCAATTGCGGCGCTGTGCAAACTCAGTCCCGCGGAAATCGCACCGATCAAGGAGGCTTTGCTTGCCATGGCGGCCAAGGGATTACGCGTCATTGGCGTCGCGGAAGCAGCGCATCCGGCAGGGCAGGCTTTGCCGGAAACCCAATCCGAATTTACATTCAAATTTCTGGGGCTCATTGCCTTGGAGGATCCGATCCGTCCGGAAGTGCCGGCTGCCATTGCGCTCTGCAACAAGGCGGGCATCCGGGTCATCATGATCACGGGAGACTATCCCGAGACGGCCAAAAGCATTGGCGCCGAAATCGGGCTGCCGGCCGATGGACTTGTGCTTACCGGTAAGGAACTGGACGAACTGGACGAAGCGACTTTGCGGGAGAAGATCAAACACACGAGCATTTTTGCCCGGGTAGTGCCCGAGCAGAAGCTGCGCATCGTGGAGGCCCTGAAAGCCAACGGGGAAGTTGTGGCAATGACGGGAGATGGCGTGAATGATGCGCCGGCCCTCAAAGCAGCGCACATCGGCATCGCCATGGGCAAAAAAGGAACGGATGTGGCGCGCGAAGCGGCTTCCTTGGTTTTGCTCGACGACAATTTTGCGTCGATCGTTTCGGGTATGCGCTTGGGCAGGCGCATCTTTGACAATTTGCAGAAGGCCATGGCCTTTATCATTGCCATTCACATCCCCATCATCGGTTTTACCCTGATTCCGGCATTTCTTTCGACATGGCCCTTGCTGCTTTTGCCGCTGCATATCGTGTTCATGGAGCTGATCATTGACCCGGTTTGTTCGATTGCCTTCGAATCAGAAAATGAGGAAAAAGGGATCATGGAACGGCCGCCGCGCAACAAGGATGAAATGTTCTTTGGGGGCAAACGCATTTTCCAAAGTGCCATTAAAGGATTGTTGCTCATGGGAATGGTGCTCGGTGTCTATCTCTTTTCACGCGGCGAAGGGCATTCTGAAAAAGAAATCCGAGCCATCACCTTTTCAGCCTTGATCATCGGAAATATTTTCCTGATCGTCGCCCAACTTTCACGTACCCGGAGTTTTATCGCGGTCTTGGCCGAAGGGAACAAAGCGGTTTTGCTGATCTTGATTTCCGCCCTTGCACTTCTGCTGCTGATCATCACGGTTCCAGGTTTGCAACAAATTTTCGCCTTCGAATTCCCCGGGTTTTGGCATTTCTGGCCTTCCCTCGGCGGATCCTTGGCTTTGTTGATGGTGCTCGAAACGTGGAAACTGATCAAATTCAAGCGCATGCAATCCGGGAAGTAA
- a CDS encoding zinc-dependent alcohol dehydrogenase family protein: MKALVYHGPGQILWEEKPNPTLQENSDVIVKVLKTTICGTDLHILKGDVSTVVAGRVLGHEGVGVITAIGTSVTNFEVGDHVVISCITSCGKCESCKHSMLSHCETGGWILGNTIDGTQAEFVRIPHADNSLYLIPLEADEEGMVMLSDVLPTAFECGVLNGKIKPADTVAIIGAGPIGLAVLLTAQFYTPSMLIVVDRDANRLQVAHDYGATHIIDSRIENAYEEVMKLTKGKGVNVAVEAVGIAATFEFCEEIIAVGGHVANIGVHGNSAILKLESLWSRNVTITTGLVDTSTAATLLELVQVGKLDPQKLITHRFKLDQMIEAYAAFGDASNIKALKVILTNEN; this comes from the coding sequence ATGAAAGCACTTGTCTATCACGGTCCAGGTCAGATCCTATGGGAGGAAAAACCCAATCCTACCCTCCAAGAAAATTCGGATGTCATTGTAAAGGTTCTCAAGACCACGATTTGTGGTACGGATCTGCACATTCTCAAGGGAGATGTTTCCACAGTCGTAGCCGGGCGGGTGCTCGGTCACGAGGGTGTGGGTGTGATTACTGCTATCGGTACTTCAGTAACCAATTTTGAAGTTGGTGACCATGTGGTCATTTCTTGTATTACCTCTTGCGGGAAATGCGAAAGCTGCAAACATTCCATGCTCTCCCATTGTGAGACAGGCGGATGGATTTTGGGCAATACGATTGACGGTACCCAGGCCGAATTTGTGCGCATTCCGCATGCAGACAACAGTCTTTATTTGATTCCTTTGGAGGCCGATGAAGAAGGAATGGTGATGTTGAGTGATGTCTTGCCGACCGCATTTGAATGCGGGGTGTTGAATGGCAAGATCAAACCTGCCGACACGGTTGCCATCATTGGTGCGGGTCCCATCGGCCTTGCGGTGCTCCTGACAGCCCAATTTTATACCCCTTCGATGCTGATCGTGGTCGACCGCGACGCCAACCGTCTGCAGGTCGCGCACGATTATGGTGCAACACATATCATCGACAGCCGCATCGAAAATGCCTATGAAGAGGTGATGAAACTCACCAAAGGCAAAGGTGTCAATGTCGCCGTAGAGGCCGTCGGAATTGCGGCCACCTTCGAATTTTGTGAGGAAATCATCGCGGTTGGTGGTCATGTCGCAAATATTGGCGTGCATGGAAATAGTGCCATCCTCAAGTTGGAATCCCTTTGGTCCCGGAACGTCACCATTACCACCGGACTCGTCGATACATCCACCGCTGCAACCTTGTTGGAGCTTGTGCAGGTCGGGAAATTGGACCCGCAAAAGCTGATTACACACCGATTCAAGCTGGATCAAATGATCGAAGCTTATGCTGCATTTGGTGACGCAAGCAATATCAAAGCCCTCAAAGTGATTTTGACCAATGAAAACTGA
- a CDS encoding alpha/beta fold hydrolase, with protein sequence MNKQVTINGLVVSYNDVGAADAPVMILLHGFPLNKSMWAPQLEALREDFRVIAYDIRGHGDSESGTADFSIEMFVNDLLCFMETLGLEKVILFGFSMGGYIALNAVERFPERFEALILSDTQCIADTPGIREKRIASMDRILENGVEAYADEILVKLFAPASFVRHRPEVEAVREMIVNTSTESLCNTLFALAARKETRGKLMEIGIPTLILVGKEDQITPLEASQLMHGRIRGSVLAVVDHAGHLANMENPVVFNKHLVHFVAQFTDVRVAIGRWA encoded by the coding sequence ATGAATAAGCAAGTCACCATCAACGGTTTGGTGGTCAGTTACAATGACGTCGGTGCAGCTGATGCCCCTGTGATGATTCTGCTTCATGGTTTTCCCCTCAACAAGTCGATGTGGGCTCCGCAATTGGAGGCGCTAAGGGAAGACTTCAGGGTTATTGCCTACGATATCCGCGGGCATGGGGACTCCGAATCCGGGACCGCAGATTTTTCCATCGAAATGTTTGTGAACGATTTGCTCTGCTTTATGGAAACCTTGGGACTGGAAAAAGTAATCCTGTTTGGGTTTTCCATGGGAGGCTATATCGCACTCAATGCGGTGGAGCGTTTTCCCGAGCGATTTGAAGCACTGATATTGAGTGATACACAGTGCATTGCCGACACGCCCGGAATCAGGGAGAAGCGCATTGCGTCGATGGACCGGATTTTGGAAAACGGGGTGGAAGCCTACGCGGATGAAATCCTGGTCAAATTATTTGCGCCTGCGTCCTTTGTCAGACACCGTCCGGAGGTAGAGGCTGTGCGCGAAATGATTGTCAATACCTCTACCGAATCCCTTTGCAATACCCTGTTTGCCTTGGCCGCCCGCAAGGAGACCCGTGGCAAATTGATGGAAATCGGAATTCCCACCCTGATTTTGGTGGGGAAAGAGGATCAAATTACGCCACTTGAAGCTTCCCAATTGATGCATGGCAGAATCCGTGGTTCGGTTTTGGCCGTTGTGGACCATGCGGGTCATCTTGCCAATATGGAGAATCCCGTGGTGTTCAATAAGCATTTGGTGCATTTTGTCGCGCAGTTTACCGACGTGCGCGTAGCCATCGGGAGATGGGCCTGA
- a CDS encoding Ig-like domain-containing protein: protein MNLRKLFPILAIAWVALFVGCKKDDFVEVDGKCPVVLVTSPANGEINVALNKVITATFNEPMNPLTITQASFTIQGGTAVAGTISYAGETASFTPSSPLLNNTTYVGKITTAVKDPAGNALQTNYIWSFSTGALVAPMVIFTDPADGATGVVLNKVVTATFSMPMDVATLTAANFTVRMGGNIVAGTVTNTDTTIAFTSTANLVADSVYTATITVGAKNLAGVAIAQDTSWSFTTGTILAPTVISTVPLNNATAVPQNQIITATFSEPMNPATINGSTMQVRDGLTLVPGTVTYSGSTATFTPTTNLLAGTVYTATITTGAQNMAAIGLANNYVWTFTTVVIPAPMVISTVPANNAIGVLRGQIITATFSEPMNPATIGTISFTVKDGVIPVSGTVTYSGVTATFTPTTQLNPSTLYTGTISTVATSAAGVPLANNYVWTFTTIVIPPPTVISTDPINNETGVLVNKVITATFSEAMDPLTINGSSFTLKQGLVTVPGAVTYVGNTASYTPTSNLASGTVYTATITTAARSSANSIPIATNYVWTFTTLVIPPPVVISTIPANLATNVPLIQVVSADFSVPMDPLTINTLTFTLRKGVTVVPGVVGYSGTTATFTPNTFLESNATYTATVTNGVRSAQNVNMVNDYVWTFNTVPPLGPPPVDLASADAYGILAGVGISNNAGFSEIHDMNVGISPGVRSSVTGFPPAVVINGAIYCSDDVSPPGIAALLIQAKQDLTNAYLAAEGASSPAPVTVSGDIGGTTLAPGIYKSTSTLMIQSGDLTLDAQGDINATWIFQVSSAFTTVGGAGGNVILSGGAQAKNVFWQTGSSATIGDFTIFKGNVLALTSITMNSDAVAQGRMLARNGAVVMTSTNIITKP from the coding sequence ATGAATTTAAGAAAACTCTTTCCCATCCTTGCGATAGCTTGGGTGGCATTATTTGTAGGTTGTAAGAAGGACGATTTCGTTGAAGTCGACGGGAAATGTCCTGTTGTGCTCGTGACGAGTCCAGCCAACGGTGAGATCAACGTTGCCTTGAACAAAGTCATCACCGCAACCTTCAACGAGCCGATGAATCCGCTCACCATTACACAGGCATCGTTCACCATTCAAGGTGGAACTGCTGTGGCCGGCACAATTTCCTATGCGGGAGAAACTGCTTCCTTCACGCCTTCGAGTCCGTTGTTGAACAATACCACTTACGTGGGAAAGATCACAACTGCGGTGAAGGATCCAGCAGGCAATGCCCTGCAGACCAATTATATCTGGAGCTTCAGCACGGGCGCATTGGTCGCTCCGATGGTGATTTTTACAGATCCAGCAGATGGTGCAACCGGCGTCGTGCTCAACAAAGTGGTGACAGCTACATTTAGCATGCCCATGGATGTTGCAACACTGACAGCGGCCAATTTCACCGTGAGAATGGGCGGCAATATTGTGGCAGGAACGGTTACCAATACCGACACTACGATTGCATTTACAAGCACTGCCAACTTGGTCGCTGACTCGGTTTACACGGCAACAATTACGGTAGGCGCGAAGAACCTTGCCGGTGTCGCCATTGCTCAAGACACATCTTGGAGTTTTACCACGGGCACAATTTTGGCACCAACGGTAATTTCTACTGTGCCGCTGAACAATGCGACAGCTGTTCCGCAGAACCAGATCATCACGGCCACATTCAGCGAGCCGATGAATCCTGCGACCATCAACGGTTCCACCATGCAGGTGCGTGATGGTTTGACGCTTGTACCAGGCACTGTAACCTATTCCGGTTCGACAGCCACCTTCACCCCGACCACCAACCTGCTCGCCGGCACTGTCTACACCGCCACAATCACCACAGGCGCCCAGAATATGGCCGCTATCGGTTTGGCAAACAACTATGTCTGGACCTTCACCACTGTTGTGATTCCAGCCCCAATGGTCATTTCAACGGTCCCTGCCAACAATGCCATCGGTGTCCTGCGCGGTCAAATCATCACCGCTACATTCAGTGAGCCGATGAATCCTGCCACGATCGGCACCATCAGCTTCACGGTGAAAGACGGCGTGATTCCGGTATCGGGCACAGTCACCTATTCAGGTGTCACCGCAACCTTCACACCGACGACGCAGTTGAATCCAAGCACATTGTACACGGGAACGATTTCGACGGTGGCCACAAGCGCCGCGGGCGTGCCGCTTGCCAACAATTATGTTTGGACATTCACCACGATCGTGATTCCACCACCGACCGTGATCTCGACCGACCCGATCAACAATGAAACGGGCGTCTTGGTCAACAAAGTGATCACGGCAACCTTCAGCGAAGCAATGGATCCTTTGACCATCAACGGCTCGAGCTTTACGCTGAAGCAAGGTTTGGTGACAGTTCCCGGTGCTGTGACTTATGTCGGCAACACTGCTTCCTATACACCAACCTCAAACTTGGCCTCGGGAACGGTTTACACCGCTACGATTACCACGGCAGCAAGAAGCTCAGCCAACAGTATTCCGATCGCGACCAATTATGTCTGGACCTTTACCACCTTGGTGATTCCACCGCCGGTGGTGATCTCGACGATCCCTGCCAATTTGGCTACCAACGTTCCCCTGATTCAAGTGGTCAGTGCTGACTTCAGCGTGCCGATGGATCCGCTCACCATCAATACCCTGACCTTTACCCTGAGGAAGGGCGTCACAGTGGTGCCGGGTGTGGTTGGCTACAGCGGTACAACAGCAACGTTTACGCCCAATACCTTTTTGGAGTCGAATGCAACCTATACCGCTACCGTCACCAATGGTGTAAGAAGTGCCCAGAACGTGAACATGGTAAATGATTATGTTTGGACATTCAATACGGTGCCGCCGCTTGGACCACCTCCCGTTGATCTTGCTTCGGCAGACGCTTATGGTATCCTCGCAGGTGTTGGTATCAGCAACAATGCCGGCTTCAGCGAAATCCATGATATGAATGTTGGCATCAGCCCGGGCGTGCGCTCATCCGTCACCGGATTCCCGCCTGCGGTCGTCATCAACGGTGCGATCTACTGCTCCGACGACGTCTCGCCTCCTGGAATTGCTGCCCTGCTCATTCAGGCCAAGCAAGACCTGACCAATGCCTATCTTGCAGCTGAAGGCGCAAGCAGCCCTGCTCCGGTCACGGTTTCAGGCGACATTGGTGGCACCACTTTGGCGCCAGGTATTTACAAGAGTACCTCGACCTTGATGATTCAATCGGGTGACCTGACCTTGGATGCCCAAGGCGACATCAATGCAACCTGGATTTTCCAAGTTTCCTCAGCCTTCACGACCGTCGGCGGCGCCGGTGGAAACGTCATCCTGAGTGGCGGTGCCCAAGCCAAGAATGTCTTCTGGCAGACGGGCTCTTCGGCCACCATCGGTGACTTCACCATCTTCAAGGGCAACGTACTTGCCTTGACCTCCATCACCATGAATTCCGATGCTGTGGCCCAAGGCCGCATGTTGGCAAGGAACGGCGCGGTTGTCATGACTAGCACCAACATCATCACCAAACCTTAA
- a CDS encoding DUF3494 domain-containing protein — protein sequence MKRTLHLAIATVALFFNFSLVQAQVPNLGTAVTFGLFTSVGAIDNLANTVITGDVGTNVGAFNGFPPAIVIGQIHVADPVSAQVAVDVNLAYTELVANPCGTVLGTGLGGGQVLTPGVYCIGAAAILNGDLTFDAQGDPNAVFIVQIDGALSTGLGAQVLLLNSATPCNIYWQINGAVTFGDNSAFQGVVLANGQMTFLVGATLEGKALTVQGAIAMNENTINSCAPALLPVALVDFQAEKADAGGWQN from the coding sequence ATGAAAAGAACATTACATCTCGCAATTGCCACAGTGGCCCTCTTTTTCAACTTCTCGCTCGTCCAAGCCCAGGTTCCCAATTTGGGGACAGCGGTAACCTTTGGTTTGTTTACCTCGGTGGGTGCCATTGACAATCTGGCAAATACAGTCATCACAGGCGACGTAGGGACAAACGTCGGTGCCTTTAACGGCTTCCCGCCTGCCATCGTGATCGGCCAAATCCATGTGGCGGATCCGGTTTCAGCACAGGTTGCAGTGGACGTGAACCTTGCCTATACCGAGCTGGTCGCTAATCCTTGCGGGACAGTTCTTGGGACTGGGCTCGGTGGTGGACAGGTGCTGACCCCGGGCGTTTATTGTATTGGCGCCGCTGCTATACTCAATGGCGATTTGACCTTTGATGCCCAAGGGGATCCCAATGCCGTGTTCATCGTTCAAATCGATGGCGCTTTGAGCACTGGTTTAGGTGCTCAAGTGTTGTTGCTCAATTCGGCCACGCCATGCAATATCTACTGGCAGATCAACGGGGCGGTGACCTTTGGTGACAATTCTGCATTTCAAGGCGTTGTTTTGGCCAATGGGCAAATGACATTCTTGGTGGGCGCTACCTTGGAAGGAAAAGCACTTACGGTGCAAGGTGCAATTGCAATGAATGAAAATACGATCAACAGTTGTGCGCCCGCATTGTTGCCCGTTGCCTTGGTGGACTTTCAAGCGGAAAAAGCAGATGCAGGAGGGTGGCAAAACTGA
- a CDS encoding T9SS type A sorting domain-containing protein yields the protein MTESNSDYFLMERSLDGIKFETIGKQLAAGYSDLMIAYTFMDETPASGNNYYRLQQVDQDGLATYSTVQALTFAQGVSVLSVYPNPFNSTLVLRLDQVEKDANFEWQLLDAMGKQVMHSTLKDQVTRVDMTTVSTGIYFYRLTRNGVVIQSGKMIAQN from the coding sequence TTGACAGAATCCAATAGCGACTATTTCTTGATGGAGCGTTCCCTGGACGGGATCAAGTTTGAAACGATTGGGAAGCAGCTTGCTGCCGGGTACAGCGATCTTATGATTGCCTATACTTTTATGGATGAAACACCGGCTTCTGGCAACAATTATTACCGGTTGCAGCAAGTAGATCAAGACGGGTTGGCGACATACTCTACCGTGCAGGCCTTGACCTTTGCACAAGGCGTAAGTGTATTGTCTGTTTATCCCAATCCATTCAATTCTACCTTGGTGTTGCGCCTCGATCAGGTGGAAAAGGACGCCAACTTCGAATGGCAATTGTTGGATGCAATGGGCAAACAAGTGATGCATTCTACCCTCAAAGATCAAGTGACCCGTGTGGATATGACAACGGTATCAACGGGGATCTATTTCTACCGGCTCACGCGTAACGGAGTTGTAATTCAGTCGGGTAAAATGATTGCACAAAATTAA
- a CDS encoding ABC transporter permease has product MSTESKIEAIAAPAKEEKSPFAGGIAVVKAFFLTITQLTWFLLKYFIEVLKPPYEFKEFLKQCFVIGYKSLPIVALTGFIMGVVLTIQARPTLAEFGAVSWLPAMVAISIVREIGPVITALIFAGKVGSSIGAELASMKVTEQIDAMEVSGINPFKYIVVTRVLAATVMLPLLVVISCSISMYGAFVGVNLLGEVTFQLFFAQVFDAIGFSDIFPALIKTVFFGFAIGLIGCYKGYTCNKGTEGVGEAANSAVVAASISVFVLDVIAVQITSILT; this is encoded by the coding sequence ATGTCTACTGAATCAAAAATAGAAGCCATTGCTGCGCCTGCAAAGGAGGAAAAATCTCCCTTTGCAGGCGGCATCGCAGTGGTCAAGGCGTTTTTCCTCACGATCACGCAGTTGACGTGGTTTCTGCTTAAGTACTTTATTGAAGTGCTTAAACCGCCGTATGAATTCAAAGAATTCCTGAAGCAATGTTTCGTCATCGGCTACAAATCGTTGCCGATTGTGGCCCTCACCGGCTTCATTATGGGGGTCGTACTCACGATTCAAGCAAGGCCCACCCTTGCCGAATTTGGTGCAGTTTCTTGGCTACCCGCGATGGTGGCCATTTCCATTGTGCGGGAAATCGGGCCGGTGATTACCGCCTTGATATTCGCTGGAAAAGTGGGGTCCTCGATTGGTGCAGAATTGGCTTCCATGAAAGTCACCGAGCAAATCGATGCGATGGAAGTGTCAGGCATCAATCCATTTAAGTATATCGTGGTGACAAGGGTTTTGGCCGCCACCGTGATGCTGCCGCTATTGGTGGTCATTTCCTGCTCCATTTCGATGTATGGCGCATTTGTGGGTGTAAACCTCCTTGGCGAGGTCACGTTTCAGTTGTTTTTTGCGCAGGTATTTGATGCCATTGGATTCAGCGACATCTTTCCAGCACTGATCAAAACCGTCTTCTTTGGGTTTGCCATCGGCCTCATCGGCTGTTACAAAGGATATACTTGCAACAAAGGCACCGAAGGTGTCGGTGAAGCCGCAAATTCAGCGGTTGTAGCTGCCTCGATTTCCGTCTTCGTGCTCGATGTCATTGCCGTTCAAATCACCAGTATCCTAACCTAA
- a CDS encoding ATP-binding cassette domain-containing protein translates to MEQKAMVVEIEHLKKSFGDKTILSDFSLNIAKGENLVIFGKSGSGKSVLIKCLVGLIDPDEGIVRMLDQNIALLNGDGLNELRKRVGFLFQSGALYDSMTVRENLAFPLRSRKSMPKAELEALILKALTDVGLEAAIDKMPSELSGGMRKRVGLARTLILNPEIILYDEPTTGLDPITSREISHLILDIQKKYDATSIIITHDVACARITANRIIILKDGMAFAEGSFEELSNSKDEWVSSFFD, encoded by the coding sequence ATGGAACAGAAAGCAATGGTCGTAGAAATAGAACACCTCAAGAAATCTTTTGGGGACAAAACGATTTTGAGCGACTTCAGCCTGAACATCGCCAAGGGGGAAAACCTCGTGATCTTCGGGAAAAGCGGCAGCGGAAAATCTGTCTTGATCAAATGTCTTGTGGGATTGATCGATCCGGATGAGGGAATTGTCCGAATGTTAGACCAAAATATTGCGTTGCTCAATGGGGACGGCCTCAACGAATTGCGCAAACGCGTGGGCTTTCTTTTTCAGAGTGGCGCATTGTACGATTCGATGACGGTGCGGGAAAACCTTGCCTTTCCCTTACGGAGCCGTAAATCGATGCCCAAAGCGGAATTGGAGGCCTTGATCTTAAAGGCATTGACAGATGTAGGCTTGGAAGCGGCCATTGACAAAATGCCCTCCGAATTGTCGGGCGGTATGCGCAAGCGCGTGGGCCTTGCGCGCACATTGATCCTCAATCCAGAGATTATTCTTTATGATGAGCCCACCACGGGATTGGATCCGATCACCTCCAGGGAAATCAGTCATTTGATCTTGGACATTCAGAAAAAGTACGATGCGACGTCCATCATCATTACCCACGATGTGGCGTGCGCGCGGATTACTGCCAACCGTATCATCATTCTCAAAGACGGAATGGCCTTTGCCGAAGGCAGTTTTGAGGAACTCTCCAATTCGAAAGATGAATGGGTCAGCTCCTTTTTCGATTAA